The following is a genomic window from Episyrphus balteatus chromosome 1, idEpiBalt1.1, whole genome shotgun sequence.
AGTATTAGGTACTACATTCATTCAtcaaaaatttatacaaaaagaaaaaaagaaatgctGGAACCCAACTGTGGTTATAACAGCGTATATgcaatgcattttcaaaactcaaaactgCATTATGATGACAAGCATATCATCAGAAGTTGTATCAATGTGATTGCTATAATCTGAACCACTTAAAATTAGATcgatagaaaaaattaaattttataattcaacCCAGATCTAAGCTTAATCTTTTGTATTTTAACCATATGTTTATCGAACAAAGTTTTTTGTAGTTTACGgggaaaaatagttgaattgtttataaaataaaataatactcTTTCCGCATCATTTATAATCAATTAAGCTCACTCATAAATATGTGAGTACACAGATATACCAATATACCCTACTTAAATCACATTTTCATGCGATTTCTACTCTCATTTTCATGGAGTTAATAATAGCTAAgtgcttgtaaaaaaaaaaaaagattaaaatcttcTATGTATGCACCTAGCTACTCTTCATTTCAAAGCTTACTATATACAAGCCACTATTTCATATCTTAGATTAGTTTCATTCAATCGCTTGAACTTGAACGTTGaatatttggtaaaaaattgtaaatcaaCATGGGAAAGATAGTTTTATACGGTCTTGAAGCGAGCCCTCCGGTTAGGGCCGTTTTACTAACCTTAAACGCCCTCAATTTGGATTATGAATTCAAAATCGTTGACTTATTAAATGGGGAGAATAGAAGTGAAGAATACGATAAGAAAAATCCCCAACATACTGTACCAGTTTTGGAAGATGATGGACACTCCCTTTGGGACAGTCATGCTATTATAGCATATTTAGTGAGTAAATATGGGAAAAATGATGCTTTGTATCCCAAGGATTTGTTAAAACGTGCTGTAGTTGATCAGCGTTTACATTTTGATTCTGGAAATTTATTTGCCTGCATGAGGAATATAACAGCTCCATTGTTTTTCAAGAACATTACTGACATCCCCCAGGAAAAAATCGATGTTCTGTATGAGGGTTTGGATTTCTTGGAGAACTTTTTGGTACATGACTACATAGCTGGAGATACTATGACCATAGCTGATTTTAGTATTGTCTCTACTGTAACCACATTCGAAGCAGTTGCTCCAATTGACCCGGCAAGAACTCCAAAATTGGTTGCTTGGATTAAAAGGATGGAAAAGTTACCATACTATGAGAAAGCCAATGGCAGGGGTGCTGCTATTTGTACTCAAATGTTGAAAGCAAAATTGGCGTCAAAGtaaatgctgttttttttttttaaatatttgaaatggatttaaaagaaaaatataaaaaaatatttatttaaaacaatggTTTGATTTTTAGAATAAACAATAATtctgacatattttttattgattcgGAAAATAATATCTCTATCTGTATCCTACTTCTTTCTTTCAGCTATTTGTTATAGTGGTAATtctaattgaattgaaatttgcaAAACTATGTATATACCTAGGTATGTCCCCACAGACTCATTTAGAATTACGTAACATAGGTACTTTTGTGATACTCGTACAAAGTATCATCAACttgattaatttgtttatttttagcttCCATTCTACCTATATACATAAAACGTGCAAagaattatttaaagtttataaAAGTTTGTATTAGAGATGTAGAGGCTTTAAACAAACAacaattggtttaaaaaaatgccGATTCATTGTTATTAGTTAGCGTCATTAGCTAGATTAAAttctaatttattcaaatattcatagcttttttaatgaaatatgtatatgtaaatgaagaataaaaaataaaatacatgtcTGGACCACACGAACatacttgtagttcaaagtgcATGCGAGGTCTATAGAATAATAAATGGGTCAAGtcgatttttgtttcaatttattgCTTTGAATTCAAAGTGTTTTCACGTAAATTTTTTAGAGATTAAGagcggaattcagagtcgtcacGTAAAATTTCGAGCACAAGTCTAAGATGAATTTTCACAAGCTCAAgcatttacttcaaaatttctTTAGTTGGAATTCATAAGCTAAAAGTAATGAAACCCTTAAGTTTTCTAACGTATAACTAATAGCTGAAGTGGGCCAAACGCAAGAGCAAATATTCActtaagtaatatttttacGTAATATTTTTACTCCGCTCTAAATGTTATTGGCCTtagtataggtcgtttcaaatcaaaagtcccatggaaaattgagcaaacataaaaagaactcattcgcttactggaaggcaGCATTTATGATCCAggtgaattttttctaaaattacgataaaataatgaaaaacagttcttgatatcccttttttaattaattgatccgtctgtgagattcactgggttagcctctgaaagcggaggcaagtctcccgggcttgcatcattccatatccgcgggcaagtgaatctcacagacggatcaattaattaaaatagggatatcaagaactgttctttattattttatcgtaattttagaaaaagttcagctgcctcataaatgcttccttccagtaagcgaatgagtttttttttatttttgctcagtTTTCCGTgagacttttgatttgaaactatattttggagtcgtcacctcACCATAGAAATAAAGGGTTAAACAACTTAACTATTCCTTTTAATGTGATCAGGCTGAATTATCACAAATTCACATTCTGAATCTAATGGCTGATGTTTTTCCCTATTTTTTCCTATGCCTGAATACTTCAATCTCGGAGATGCGACGAATAGAACTCAAAAATAAGCTTTAAAGTTCTATGTGCTTTAACAATGATAAGTATTTTGTAtccctttttaatttatttcaatttcgatagcaattatttttctctttcaCATTAACATCTTAAGATTTTCGGTGAAGAAATTTAAGCCTATATatatacacttcgcgtcacttgaatagaaacaacaatttttctttagaaaataccgattggcgcttcggtgaggtaactaagtagatttttggttttgcattttcaaagaggaacttttaataaacaatgttgtaaaaacaaaaaacccaaaacagaaaccgtatggctactagttgcgttttttcgcattacttcacaaaaaacagtgttttttttgcgtcacttgaatagaaacaagctcttaaattagataaaaatgatgaaaaatcatggacaacactaattttagtgaagcagtcttaaactttgacattatttgcacattataaccaattatgggctacgagctaccattaggcatcacagaaaatgcataaatagcagctagcattggaaatgcacttgcactatgcaaaatcgcgaaagatattgaaaaaattgccaaatttgtatgagaatatttttgaaaaatcgtaaactagtgattgaataaaaaaataagacaggtgagacccaaatcaagagcagagaaaaaaataatttaaaaactagcagCAATTTCCTTCACcttgccgctaaaatcggtcaaaaacgtggtgttagtgcgatggtaatgtgttggtttgttccatcatggaagttataaaaggtgcacaacatttaaaaagcctcaaaatgcaaaataacaacattttaagttctataagattacaaaaaagttaactattttatagttgcattcgaactgaaaagaagtgaggtaaagagtggttttttaaaggaaaacataccaactcagatggaccacgttaatattagtcctatttcattggtttatgaaagaataacttttatcgcatcgccaataaagggcaataaaatgtgttatagtaatacgctttgtttttatgatgtgcaataggaaaattgaagcttcacgcttcgaaaaaagatgcaaacttttacaaagaaataatggaagaagctcttgggaagtttaggaacgtggaaaaacaaccctcttagagattgcacaaggagagttccagaaaaaaacaacgcaatagaaacaaaacagatgcattccggatgaaaacgaaagtttatttcacttattcaaaccttaaattgtagaaaatgtcattttgttaatttgtaagaagttaccaaacactatagtcactttctccaattaggtccacgattgtgtacagtacaagtgcattttcaatgtttaattctatttatgcattttctgtgatgcctaatggtagctcgtagcccataattggttataatgtgcaaataatgtcaaagtttaagactgcttcactaaaattagtgttgtccatgatttttcatcatttttatctaatttaagagcttgtttctattcaagtgacgcaaaaaaaacactgttttttgtgaagtaatgcgaaaaaacgcaactagtagccatacggtttctgttttgggttttttgtttttacaacattgtttattaaaagttcctctttgaaaatgcaaaaccaaaaatctacttagttacctcaccgaagcgccaatcggtattttctaaagaaaaattgttgtttctattcaagtgacgcgaagtgtatacacttcgcgtcacttgaatagaaacaacattttttctttagaaaatagcgattggcgctttggtgaggtaacttagtagatttttggttttgcattttcaaagaggaacttttaactaacaatgttgtaaaaacaaaaaacccaaaacagaaaccgtatggcttctagttgagtcttttcgcattacctcacaaaaaacagtgttttttttgcgtcacttgaatagaaacaagctcttaaattagataaaaatgatgaaaaatcatggaaaacactaattatagtaaagcaatattaagctttgacattatttgcacattataaccaattatgagctacgagctaccaataggcaccacagaaaatgcataaatagcagctaacattggaaatgcacctgcactatgcaaaatcgagaaagatatttaaaaatttgccaaatttggatgagataattttaaaaatatcgtaaactagtgaccaaatcaaaaaataagacaggtgagacccaagtcacgagcagagaaaaaaataacttaaaaactagctgcaattttcttcactttgccgctaaaatcgttcaaaaacgtggtgttagtgcgatggatacgtgttggtttgttccatcctggaagttataaaaggtgcacaacattaaaaaagcctcaaaatgcaaaataacaacattttaagttcttctaagattacaaaaaagttaactattttatagttgcattcgaactgaaaagtagtgaggtaaagagtggttttttaaaggaaaacataccaactcagatggaccacgttaatattagccctatttcattggtttataaaagaataacctttatcgcatcgccaataaagggcactaaaatgtgttatagtaatacgctttgtttttatgatgtgcaatagcaaaattgaagcttcacgcttcaaaaacagatgctaacttttacaaagaaataatgctagaagctcttggcaagtttaggaacgtggaagaacaaccgtcttagagattgcacaaggatagttcaagaaaaaacaacgcaataaaaacaaaacagatgcattccggataaaaacgaaagtttatttcacttattcaatccttaaattgtagaaaatgtgattttcttaatttttaagaagttaccaaacccttttatcactttctccaattaggtccacgattgtgtacagtagaagtgcattttcaatgttaaattctatttatgtattttctgtggtgcctattggtagctcgtagcccataattggttataatgtgcaaataatgtcaaagtttaatattgctttactataattagtgttttccatgatttttcatcatttttatctaatttaagagcttgtttctattcaagtgacgcaaaaaaaaaacactgttttttgtgaggtaatgcgaaaaaactcaactagaagccatacggtttctgttttgggttttttgtttttacaacattgtttgttaaaagttcctctttgaaaatgcaaaaccaaaaatctactaagttacctcaccaaagcgccaatcgctattttctaaagaaaaaatgttgtttctattcaagtgacgcgaagtgtatatatataaaaatcctAAAACATTTTACAAACAATAAATTGTTAAGCAATTCtaacacataaaaacagaattgTCAGAAAATGCATCaaacccttttcaaaaaattagtttttaaacaaaaatctttgttttttttttttaattttgctaaatgttttatattacattttaacTGCAGTGAGACTATTTACCCtattattattaaacaaaaataaaatagaaacttTTAAAGCACTTAAAAGCTTTTATTGTCTATTTTGACTTGTAATAATATGCTAAAATGTGGTATGACATTAGGTACTTTATATCAACAGCAGCTGTAGTTGCTATTTGTAATTATCGGTGCTTGAACTGCCAGGTTcactaattttatatttttgattgcAAACTGTTGTTCTTCTTAATAagttacaaatatttttattatatttaataaatatcgAACTCGAAATGACAAAACCTACTTTGTATTATGCACTGTTTAGTCCTCCAGCAAGGGCTTGCATTATAACTGCTAAACTGATTGGACTTGATGTTGATTTAAAGTAAGAAATTACAatgtataacttcaaaaaatgcattatgcaaatgtttttttttttttttttttaatttcatagaTTTGTTGATTTCGCTAAGAAAGAACATTTGAGTGAAGAATTTATCAAGGttagtttgaaaattattaaatcatGAAAACTCTGAGAGATAGTGTAGAAGAGATAGTCACAAGCCATATTTATAATTATCTAATTAGCATCATGAATTGATATTAATTTGTTCTTGCATATCAGTTAAACCCACAGCATCAGATACCGGTTTTGATTGATGAAGGTGAACCTTATTGGGATAGGTAagaatttcatttgaaaattatgaTTTTAGTAAATTGAGTAATTTATGATTTATAGTCATGCAATTATGGCATACATCGTATCGAAATATGCCAAAAGTAATAGTCTTTATCCCAAGGATTTGTCTAAACGTGCACGAGTAGACCAACGGATGCATTATGAGAATGGAGTGCTATTTCAAGTGATAAAGGATTTGGTGGTGAGTAAAGAGTAGAGAAAGAGAGCTTGgggaaaaagaaaagttttagGGGTTTAAAAAGTTCATTTCAATAACTCAACAACTTTGTTCGAACCAGGTAGGTattctaaaaattcaatttctgtGGTATAAGggggtcactggggtgtatgtgtaacttttttttgtttaatctaaatggcttattgaattttgtttatattcaaacgagttgttttttttttttgagtattttaataggtagttaagaaaaataaaattaccgaaataataaaacaaactaGAAAAATGCGAACACACCGATATTAAACTTGGCaacaaaacttttcaaaatattaataaattataaaacacatttttctttttatctttaATTTACATCGAAGCCAATAATAAGTaaaatctcatttttttctCAGGCTCGTGTAATTTATGGAGGCGAAAAGGAATATAATGAAAAGACTATTCAAAATTGTCACACTGCATAtgagtttttggaaaaatttcttgaaaatcaaaattatgtAGTTGGATCTGAATTGACCATTGCGGATGTATCGATTAATACAACTCTTATTACTCTACATAGAATAATTCCTGTTGAGAAGGAGAAGtagaaattttcattaaaattatttaaggcTTTTCCCtacatgaatatttttttttattttttcagataTCCCAATATTGTTGCATGGATGGAACGTTTAAAGTCTCTTCCAGATAATgatgaaatcaatgaaaaaggtgctGAACAACTGGCCATACGCATTAGTTCTTGTCTGGCTGATAACAAGTCTAAAGCTTAGTTTTGCATATTATAtacttaaaatatattaaatgtgtgttttttgttctttttgaatGAATGATTGAAtacactgtgttcgaaaatggaactttttttttccgacagagggctctcatatctactaaagataattcgagtatgctgaacacgatggcgttcttagtttttctggattaggtcaaataagaaagatttttgcgtttgaaattttgtttgcacatgccaaaactgagggtataaaacaccatatattttccaatttttgattttttaccgatgaaaaatgatggaaaatctattttttcgcaagtattattcgtaaaagaagttatttgaaaaaaatctgccgaatgacattttaaatcattattttatggcaaaaaaacgtcgatttttcttcaatttttctaatatttttcgtattacttaaatttaaatgcagcactcggtggcaacgatttgatgttgtatttcaggatagaatatggctttgtttacaaatacgaataggcagttcctacctatctacaatattggttaagcttaagagtgaaaaagtagcagtaaaacactgttttttttttttttaatttttaagtttataaaataaaaaaattacaaaaagtttaaatgcaatacatatgtaggggaagtgggggcaaaacgcccatgggctcaagtagcataaaaacccgcttaagagaaaccctcttaagagaaaaacccgcttatctgaaacacgtttctgatctttaaatattttcttcagttaaacggggactgtgacaaatatattatgtgttgtgtatgtaagctcatataatgcagatggaagtaatagtaaatatgttttaattttaaaacaaattgaaaaaaaaaatgattttttgaacttaaacaaaaattaaattaaaatattgataccatgcctgattttttaattaaatatctacatctacatatgtataatattccagagtactaacacatacaaggtgtgtacaaaaaaatgttgagttttcgcatacatttgtacctttatagttaaaaaatgtaagaaaaattgaagaaaaatcgacgtttttttgccaaaaaataatgatttaaatagttattcgacagattttttttcaaataacttcttttacgaataatacttgcgaaaaaatagattttccatcatttttttatcgataaaaatcaaaaattggaaaatatatggtgttttataccatcagttttggcatgtgcaaacaaaatttcaaacgcaaaaatctttcttatttgacctaatccagaaaaactaagaatgccatcgtgttcagcatactcgaattatcttaaGTAGACataagagccctctgtcggttttttgaactatcacagtgaTATTGATAATAATTTCTATCTTCTATGATTGAATattgtttaaaatgaaaatacaaaaatgtttatagcATTATTTTATGTATGGTTTATTTTACAGTacaagttttcttaaaaatagttCTTGCCATGTCATTTTCGGAAAGAGAAAGATAAATAATTTCCATCTGAACTTATTAacaatcgggaggaggaggtggttttagaGCGGTAAAAGTCtcacatatctatgagcacacgttttccggtcctcatagaatcttttgaagattttaacACCTACCCTcggacaaaaaagaaaaaatacggaaatgcaatttatttcttaTCTAATCTTTAATTTATGAAGAATTTAATTTCCAATTGGGCTAactctggcaaaaaaaaatgatttcgatttttaaaactGCCTAAAAGCATCTTTATTATTAATCAACATACATAGCACTCTCGTTACAAGACTGATCTCAGAAAGGTACATAATTGCTGTTTAAAAAACAGTATATGCAAAAGTTTCATTTCCCCTTAAAATTTTAACCCTAGTTCGTTTTATTTTATACTTGCATATATCGATAATTTGTTTATAGACATAAGACACACGactgtttaaaatttgttattctAATAATTATCGGTTGAGTTCATGGCCATTAATGCTCACAATCGTTATCTTGttattagaaaaacaaaatatttttgcacaATTTTATCAACATCTTCAGTAGATTGCAATTTTTGGTGCTTGGCTTCAACTTGTCAGTACtacttattgatttttttaaattttatttttttgtttctgataCATAATAGCTACTGTaacatatgtacattttttttttaattaaatagacTTGTGATGAAAATGACTAAACCAATATTATATTATGCATTATTATGTCCCTCTGCAAGGACTTGCATCTTAATCGCAAAACTGATTGATCTCGATGTGGAGCTAAAATTACTAAGTTACTTAACATTTAAATGTGGAACAACTTTACAAACCTTTTGTATTGCAGATTTGTTGATTACGTTAAAAATGAACATTTGAGTGaagaatttttaaaggtttgtaaaaagtttgaaattctTCACAGACATATAACATTTGGCTAAGACCTCAGCGAGGTCGGAGCGGAAATTTGTCCGATTTCGGATGATATGTCGGAAGCACACCTCGAAGCATGATTCGTATGAAATCGAAGAATTTTCCGCTCCGACGGATACCTCTCTAGGGCCAAATAATTCATATACAGGGTTTCCCAAAAGAAATGATCCAAACAAAATGTACTAAACTGCTgaagaatttggtaacttgttcatcccaaatccttatactttttgtgccagcataatatCAACATAATGTTAGATATCTTGCCTCTTtacaacatataaaaacaataaaaaatataaaccattttttaaattagatttttccaagaaaattaagcttttaaagACTCAATCGAAACCTATCGAAAAAACATTTAGTtattacacggagaaaaatgatcggttaaaaacaacgtaaaactcGTGTAAAATTAACAGAAAAGATTGTTAATATATCACCTGCAAACTAACCCTGGTTAAAATTACACGAGTCGACTCcgttattcaaaattttaaattttgctaaaatctcaaattttaaccgagtttcttgatcggttaaaataaccttctaaaatggtatttttaaacaatttaacttaaccgAGGCGACTACCTCGATTTTAGCAACAAGAACTGCGTACTTTTTAAGCAAGACTACATTTTTTGTTAACCGACTTCTCGGTAGGTCCATTATTTTTCTGCGTGTGAGACAGTCTGCtcttaaattttgtatatgaaacCTAAATTTGTAATTCTTATATATAGATAAACCCTACAGTTTTTATCGATGAAAATGAACCATATTACGATAGGTAACAATTTATAgtttattgtaaaatttttcactaaaagttttttttttcatgtcacGCAATTATGGCATAGGTACATAGTTTCAAAATATGCCAAAACTGATAGCCTTTATCCCAAAGATTTGTCAAAACGAGCTCGAATCGACCAAAGGATGCATTTCGAGAATGGGGTGCTTTTTCAAGTACTTAAAGATTTTGTTGTAAGTAGGAGTACATACCAGCTTTTcagctttaaaattaaaaactgaaataaaatttaataaattacattaataaataatcagttaaataataattaatggcAACGAAACTCAATATAAtccaaaaacaattcaaaactGCCATTCTGCCTATGAAAGTTTagaaaaatttcttgaaaatcaaAGCTACATGGTTGGCTCCGAATTGACCATATCCGATATATCAATTAACACAACTCTTATTACTCTCCATCGACTGATTCCTGTTGAGAAAAAGAAGTATAAGAATTtgcatggattttttttaaattcttgtaataattttttttttcagatatccCAATATCGTTGCATGGATGGAACGTTTTAAATCACTTCCTGATAATGaagaaattaatgaaaaagGTGCTGAACAATTGGCCATTCGTATAAACTCTTTAATGAATGCCAACAAACTTAAatctgaacaaaattaaaagtaatcattttgtgattttgaaatattttttattattttttttctataatattatttctttttaattattttttgttcgttttcgaCACCATATATGACATGATTGTGAGTCTTAGTAgctaaacattaaaataaaatctaatgtGCCTgcttaaaagaaatttaaagattgaatgtgtttttatttttttatttatttaaattttgaattttagaaattatttagtttttttttctgtttatattaaaatacaatttgtttttgtttttttatacagAGCGCAGCACAAACATGCGCatattatataatatttatatgtgtatgtataatatatatatatttatattttatgtatatagaTATATAAATAGTGATTGATTATCTACAATTAGTTAACAAATTCTCGAgcaatttaaattgattttgtgttgttttattttacctACATTATGTGTGTTAGGAgtacatttaaaatttaaactaataaaagcgaataatggtttttgtttttatttacttgtatcaatataataaattatttcgattaattttaatattttttaattaatttatattatagTATCAAATATGACTGTTTTTACTGTAATATACatagaattgatttgtttttatttattttctatttttattttttatttctattccaATTATGCCCTTTTGCTTATTTAGACAACCTTTTTTTATTGAGTTGTAAATTTTACt
Proteins encoded in this region:
- the LOC129911732 gene encoding uncharacterized protein LOC129911732, translating into MGKIVLYGLEASPPVRAVLLTLNALNLDYEFKIVDLLNGENRSEEYDKKNPQHTVPVLEDDGHSLWDSHAIIAYLVSKYGKNDALYPKDLLKRAVVDQRLHFDSGNLFACMRNITAPLFFKNITDIPQEKIDVLYEGLDFLENFLVHDYIAGDTMTIADFSIVSTVTTFEAVAPIDPARTPKLVAWIKRMEKLPYYEKANGRGAAICTQMLKAKLASKLQTVVLLNKLQIFLLYLINIELEMTKPTLYYALFSPPARACIITAKLIGLDVDLKFVDFAKKEHLSEEFIKLNPQHQIPVLIDEGEPYWDSHAIMAYIVSKYAKSNSLYPKDLSKRARVDQRMHYENGVLFQVIKDLVARVIYGGEKEYNEKTIQNCHTAYEFLEKFLENQNYVVGSELTIADVSINTTLITLHRIIPVEKEKYPNIVAWMERLKSLPDNDEINEKGAEQLAIRISSCLADNKSKA